One genomic window of Melitaea cinxia chromosome 10, ilMelCinx1.1, whole genome shotgun sequence includes the following:
- the LOC123657436 gene encoding uncharacterized protein LOC123657436: MKFACCKFTTEGTTGSLQCTQCKLNYHVACLFPSDRKKAFSVEFKHSWLCPGCSLNQPRLVKNDNTPIRPGTENVNARRGGSCADSPPPSANFEINPTLLDTVKDIMASEMAMLKSELREAITEAISMELKPVRDELAVIRESMNFINSQYKTIVKRVDDLEKNMKSCINIKSELGSIKDHIDSAEVDNDKREQWVRRSNVEIFGIPERKGENLMQILRDIASKAEFSLDPSQDIDFVTRVAPKNNDCKKIKPIVVRFLARWKKDEFLSSTKKLRLKCTDINISGDSFIHFNDHLTRTNKALLQRAKSICKEKVYKYVWVKDCTINVRRSDTSPVIHISRVSDLNKIK; this comes from the coding sequence ATGAAATTCGCTTGTTGTAAATTTACGACTGAGGGTACGACTGGATCTTTACAATGTACTCAATGTAAATTGAATTATCATGTGGCGTGCTTATTTCCTTCTGATAGAAAAAAGGCTTTTAGTGTGGAGTTTAAACACTCTTGGCTTTGCCCTGGTTGTTCGCTTAATCAACCCAGGTTGGTGAAAAATGATAACACCCCTATCAGGCCCGGCACAGAAAATGTAAATGCTCGCAGAGGTGGCTCCTGCGCTGATTCTCCTCCACCGTCTGCTAATTTTGAGATAAACCCTACGTTACTGGATACTGTCAAGGATATAATGGCCTCCGAGATGGCAATGCTTAAATCTGAACTGCGAGAAGCCATTACTGAGGCTATTTCAATGGAACTTAAGCCAGTTAGAGATGAGCTCGCTGTAATCAGGGAATCCATGAATTTCATCAATAGCCAATATAAGACAATTGTGAAGCGTGTAGACGATCTTGAGAAAAATATGAAATCGTGCATCAATATAAAATCTGAACTTGGTTCCATTAAGGATCACATTGACAGTGCTGAAGTGGATAATGACAAGCGGGAGCAGTGGGTTCGGCGGTCTAATGTAGAGATTTTTGGCATTCCAGAGAGGAAAGGAGAGAACTTAATGCAAATTCTTAGGGACATTGCTAGTAAAGCAGAATTTTCACTTGATCCATCTCAAGATATTGATTTTGTTACTCGTGTAGCCCCTAAGAATAatgattgtaaaaaaattaaacctatTGTTGTTCGTTTTTTAGCACGCTGGAAGAAGGATGAATTTTTGTCGTCTACTAAAAAATTAAGGCTTAAATGTACTGACATAAATATTTCTGGTGACTCTTTTATTCACTTTAATGATCACTTAACCCGCACTAATAAGGCCCTTTTGCAGCGTGCTAAGTCTATTTGTAaggaaaaagtatataaatatgtatgggTCAAAGATTGTACTATAAATGTTCGCCGCTCTGATACGTCACCTGTGATACATATATCTAGAGTATCTGATTTAAACAAGATCAAGTAA